A window of Parambassis ranga chromosome 10, fParRan2.1, whole genome shotgun sequence contains these coding sequences:
- the st3gal5 gene encoding lactosylceramide alpha-2,3-sialyltransferase — protein sequence MYYQHGLWLFRKRRRLLRAWVLQASPEDFLKSCTNNMRLPMRFSTHRGVVLVVVLGLLWLVMVSLPAPETGTNKPVEMVVSPAHKKLVHEHVHKVLEGPCHPGRTRRGLLAQLPASSHMMKPFLQKDDTLPHNLSLYPPPFGFKGLERQVEELLKLLPASDFATQPEKTSDGCRRCVVMGNGGILKGLELGRLIDRFDTIIRLNRGPLGEFSVDVGNRTSIRMSYPEGTPIHWEDTDPHTLFVAVVYKRVDISWTSAMINKLAVPLWDWLFFWQNVPDQIPLEPSRFRLLNPHVIKETSLDLLKYPPPKAHLWGWDQNVPTLGVSALNLASLLCDEVSLAGFGYNLSQQGAPLHYYDHLPMSAMRQQKMHDVDKETQLLQSLVKEGTITDLTGGIHCSFCSS from the exons ATGTACTACCAACACGGATTATGGCTGTTTAGGAAAAG GAGAAGGCTCCTGAGGGCCTGGGTGCTTCAGGCTTCACCAGAGGATTTCCTGAAATCTTGCACGAACAACATGAGGCTCCCTATGCGCTTCAGTACTCACAG gggtgttGTACTGGTTGTTGTTTTAGGCTTGCTGTGGTTAGTGATGGTCTCTCTGCCTGCGCCTGAGACAGGGACAAACAAACCTGTTGAGATGGTCGTCAGCCCTGCACATAAGAAG CTTGTGCATGAAcatgttcacaaagtcctggaAGGTCCCTGTCATCCCGGCAGGACTAGGCGGGGCTTGTTAGCTCAGCTACCTGCTTCAAGCCACATGATGAAGCCGTTCCTGCAGAAGGACGACACACTCCCACACAACCTTTCCCTGTATCCACCACCATTTGGCTTCAAAGGTCTTGAGCGCCAAGTAGAGGAGCTTCTAAAGCTG CTCCCAGCCTCTGACTTCGCAACCCAGCCAGAGAAGACATCAGATGGATGTCGCCGCTGTGTGGTCATGGGAAATGGAGGCATTCTTAAAGGACTGGAGCTGGGACGATTGATTGATCGTTTCGACACCATCATCAG GTTGAACAGAGGTCCCCTGGGAGAGTTCAGTGTCGACGTTGGAAACCGTACCAGCATCAGGATGAGCTATCCAGAGGGCACACCAATACACTGGGAGGACACcgacccacacacactgtttgtagCTGTGGTGTATAAACGGGTAGACATCAGCTGGACCTCTGCCATGATCAACAAGCTCGCTGTG CCTCTGTGGGACTGGCTCTTCTTCTGGCAGAACGTACCAGATCAGATCCCTCTTGAGCCCTCCAGGTTCAGACTTCTCAACCCACATGTGATCAAGGAGACATCATTAGACCTCTTGAAGTATCCCCCACCCAAAGCACACCTGTGGGGCTGGGACCAG aaCGTGCCGACGCTGGGTGTTTCTGCACTGAATTTAGCCAGTCTGCTGTGTGACGAGGTCAGCTTGGCAGGCTTTGGCTACAACCTCTCTCAGCAGGGAGCCCCGCTCCACTACTATGACCACTTGCCAATGAGCGCCATGCGGCAGCAGAAGATGCACGATGTGGACAAAGAGACTCAACTCCTGCAAAGCCTGGTCAAGGAAGGAACCATCACCGACCTGACGGGGGGGATTCACTGTTCGTTCTGCTCCAGCTGA
- the LOC114442480 gene encoding long-chain-fatty-acid--CoA ligase 1-like isoform X1: MLSQHFIQKLQLPDLDDVSQYFRNTSLPVLVSMGAVAAATTYYLATRPKAIPPVCDLHMQSIEVPGGDLARRSVLLNGDGHLTHIYDDAKTMYEFFLRGARVSNNGPCLGSRKPKQPYEWLSYREVMERTENLGSAFLHKGHSKSTDPYIGIFSQNRPEWTMTELSCYTYSLVSVPLYDTLGTEAIAYIIDKASISTIVCDVPDKVNLVLDCCKDTKHAVKTIVLMETPSADLVNRGQQAGIHILSLQEMEAIGRANHRQPVPPQPEDMAVICFTSGTTGNPKGAMLTHGNIVSNCSAFIKITELSCPLSPSDVHISYLPLAHMFERVVQGVMLVQGARIGFFQGDIRLLTDDLNTLKPTVFPVVPRLLNRMHDKVFGQANSSLKRWLLEFAYRRKQAELERGIMRRDSIWDQLIFRKVQASLGGRVRLMLTGAAPISPAVLTFLRAAIGCQFYEGYGQTECTAGCTLTMPGDWSAGHVGAPLPCNSIKLVDVPEMNYLAVNGEGEVCVKGANVFLGYLKDPEKTAEAIDADGWVHTGDIGKWLPNGTLKIVDRKKHIFKLAQGEYIAPEKIENIYTRSDAVAQVFVHGDSLQACLVAVVVPDPDFLSGWTKRKLGLQGSYQELCSKAEVRTAILEDMLRLGKEGGLKSFEQIKAVHIHTEMFSIENGLLTPTMKAKRNEMRQYFRSQIDELYAGIKM; the protein is encoded by the exons ATGCTGAGCCAGCACTTCATCCAGAAGCTACAGCTGCCTGATCTGGATGATGTCAGCCAGTACTTTAGGAACACATCCCTGCCCGTGTTGGTCAGCATGGGTGCAGTGGCTGCGGCAACGACCTACTACCTAGCAACACGGCCCAAAGCCATCCCACCAGTCTGCGACCTCCACATGCAGTCGATTGAGGTCCCG GGTGGAGATTTGGCACGCCGATCCGTTCTTCTGAACGGTGACGGGCACTTAACACACATCTATGATGATGCCAAAACAATGTACGAGTTCTTTCTCAGAGGCGCCAGGGTCTCTA ATAACGGTCCCTGTCTGGGCTCCAGGAAACCAAAACAGCCCTATGAATGGCTGTCCTACAGAGAG GTGATGGAGCGAACAGAGAATCTAGGTTCTGCGTTTCTGCACAAAGGACACTCCAAATCCACCGATCCCTACATTGGCATTTTCTCTCAGAACAGACCGGAG tggacCATGACTGAGCTGTCCTGTTACACCTATTCTCTGGTGTCCGTCCCTCTGTACGACACACTGGGAACAGAGGCCATTGCCTACATTATAGacaaag cttcCATTTCTACCATAGTTTGTGATGTGCCTGATAAAGTCAATCTGGTACTGGACTGCTGTAAGGACACCAAGCACGCTGTAAAAACCATCGTTCTCATGGAGACCCCCAGTGCTGATCTGGTCAATAGAGGGCAGCAGGCGGGAATCCACATCCTCAGTTTGCAGGAGATGGAG GCTATTGGCAGGGCCAACCACCGCCAGCCAGTG CCTCCACAACCTGAGGACATGGCAGTCATCTGCTTCACCAGTGGAACAACAG GAAATCCAAAAGGAGCGATGTTGACACACGGCAATATTGTGTCCAACTGCTCAGCCTTCATCAAAATAACAGAG tTATCCTGTCCGTTGTCTCCCAGTGATGTCCATATATCCTACTTACCCCTGGCTCACATGTTTGAGAGAGTCGTGCAG GGAGTGATGTTAGTGCAGGGAGCCAGAATCGGCTTTTTCCAGGGAGACATTCGCCTTCTGACAGATGACCTGAACACTTTGAAACCTACAGTATTTCCTGTGGTACCTAGGCTCCTAAATCGAATGCATGACAAG GTATTTGGGCAGGCCAACTCCTCTTTGAAGCGCTGGCTCCTAGAATTTGCTTACAGGAGGAAGCAGGCGGAGTTGGAGAGAGGAATAATGAGGAGAGACAGCATCTGGGATCAGCTCATCTTTAGGAAGGTCCAG GCCAGCCTTGGAGGCCGTGTTCGACTGATGCTTACTGGAGCAGCTCCCATCTCTCCTGCTGTTCTCACTTTCCTCAGAGCTGCAATTGGCtgccag TTTTATGAAGGCTATGGACAAACAGAGTGCACTGCTGGATGCACATTGACCATGCCTGGAGACTGGAGTGCag GTCATGTTGGAGCGCCTTTGCCCTGTAACTCCATTAAACTGGTGGATGTACCCGAGATGAactacctggctgtaaatggagagggagag GTGTGTGTGAAAGGTGCTAATGTGTTCCTGGGCTACCTGAAGGACCCAGAGAAGACGGCAGAAGCCATTGATGCCGATGGTTGGGTTCATACCGGAGACATTGGGAAATGGCTTCCG aaTGGCACACTGAAGATTGTGGACAGAAAGAAGCACATCTTCAAGCTGGCACAGGGGGAGTATATTGCTCCTGAGAAGATAGAAAACATCTATACAAGGAGTGATGCTGTGGCACAAGTCTTTGTTCATGGAGACAGCCTGCAG GCATGCCTGGTAGCAGTGGTGGTTCCTGaccctgacttcctgtctggctGGACGAAGAGGAAGCTGGGATTGCAGGGCAGCTACCAGGAGCTATGTAGCAAAGCG GAAGTCAGGACAGCTATCTTGGAGGACATGCTCCGGCTAGGAAAGGAAGGAGGTCTCAAGTCGTTTGAACAG ATCAAAGCTGTGCATATCCACACTGAGATGTTCTCAATCGAGAACGGCCTGCTCACTCCAACCATGAAGGCAAAGAGGAACGAAATGCGCCAGTACTTCAGATCCCAGATAGATGAGCTGTACGCTGGAATCAAAATGTAG
- the LOC114442480 gene encoding long-chain-fatty-acid--CoA ligase 1-like isoform X2 — translation MLSQHFIQKLQLPDLDDVSQYFRNTSLPVLVSMGAVAAATTYYLATRPKAIPPVCDLHMQSIEVPGGDLARRSVLLNGDGHLTHIYDDAKTMYEFFLRGARVSNNGPCLGSRKPKQPYEWLSYREVMERTENLGSAFLHKGHSKSTDPYIGIFSQNRPEWTMTELSCYTYSLVSVPLYDTLGTEAIAYIIDKASISTIVCDVPDKVNLVLDCCKDTKHAVKTIVLMETPSADLVNRGQQAGIHILSLQEMEAIGRANHRQPVPPQPEDMAVICFTSGTTGNPKGAMLTHGNIVSNCSAFIKITESYAQTSSEDVMLSFLPLAHMLERVVEGVMLVQGARIGFFQGDIRLLTDDLNTLKPTVFPVVPRLLNRMHDKVFGQANSSLKRWLLEFAYRRKQAELERGIMRRDSIWDQLIFRKVQASLGGRVRLMLTGAAPISPAVLTFLRAAIGCQFYEGYGQTECTAGCTLTMPGDWSAGHVGAPLPCNSIKLVDVPEMNYLAVNGEGEVCVKGANVFLGYLKDPEKTAEAIDADGWVHTGDIGKWLPNGTLKIVDRKKHIFKLAQGEYIAPEKIENIYTRSDAVAQVFVHGDSLQACLVAVVVPDPDFLSGWTKRKLGLQGSYQELCSKAEVRTAILEDMLRLGKEGGLKSFEQIKAVHIHTEMFSIENGLLTPTMKAKRNEMRQYFRSQIDELYAGIKM, via the exons ATGCTGAGCCAGCACTTCATCCAGAAGCTACAGCTGCCTGATCTGGATGATGTCAGCCAGTACTTTAGGAACACATCCCTGCCCGTGTTGGTCAGCATGGGTGCAGTGGCTGCGGCAACGACCTACTACCTAGCAACACGGCCCAAAGCCATCCCACCAGTCTGCGACCTCCACATGCAGTCGATTGAGGTCCCG GGTGGAGATTTGGCACGCCGATCCGTTCTTCTGAACGGTGACGGGCACTTAACACACATCTATGATGATGCCAAAACAATGTACGAGTTCTTTCTCAGAGGCGCCAGGGTCTCTA ATAACGGTCCCTGTCTGGGCTCCAGGAAACCAAAACAGCCCTATGAATGGCTGTCCTACAGAGAG GTGATGGAGCGAACAGAGAATCTAGGTTCTGCGTTTCTGCACAAAGGACACTCCAAATCCACCGATCCCTACATTGGCATTTTCTCTCAGAACAGACCGGAG tggacCATGACTGAGCTGTCCTGTTACACCTATTCTCTGGTGTCCGTCCCTCTGTACGACACACTGGGAACAGAGGCCATTGCCTACATTATAGacaaag cttcCATTTCTACCATAGTTTGTGATGTGCCTGATAAAGTCAATCTGGTACTGGACTGCTGTAAGGACACCAAGCACGCTGTAAAAACCATCGTTCTCATGGAGACCCCCAGTGCTGATCTGGTCAATAGAGGGCAGCAGGCGGGAATCCACATCCTCAGTTTGCAGGAGATGGAG GCTATTGGCAGGGCCAACCACCGCCAGCCAGTG CCTCCACAACCTGAGGACATGGCAGTCATCTGCTTCACCAGTGGAACAACAG GAAATCCAAAAGGAGCGATGTTGACACACGGCAATATTGTGTCCAACTGCTCAGCCTTCATCAAAATAACAGAG tCCTATGCTCAGACCTCTTCAGAAGATGTCATGCTGTCTTTTCTGCCTCTGGCCCACATGCTTGAGAGGGTGGTGGAG GGAGTGATGTTAGTGCAGGGAGCCAGAATCGGCTTTTTCCAGGGAGACATTCGCCTTCTGACAGATGACCTGAACACTTTGAAACCTACAGTATTTCCTGTGGTACCTAGGCTCCTAAATCGAATGCATGACAAG GTATTTGGGCAGGCCAACTCCTCTTTGAAGCGCTGGCTCCTAGAATTTGCTTACAGGAGGAAGCAGGCGGAGTTGGAGAGAGGAATAATGAGGAGAGACAGCATCTGGGATCAGCTCATCTTTAGGAAGGTCCAG GCCAGCCTTGGAGGCCGTGTTCGACTGATGCTTACTGGAGCAGCTCCCATCTCTCCTGCTGTTCTCACTTTCCTCAGAGCTGCAATTGGCtgccag TTTTATGAAGGCTATGGACAAACAGAGTGCACTGCTGGATGCACATTGACCATGCCTGGAGACTGGAGTGCag GTCATGTTGGAGCGCCTTTGCCCTGTAACTCCATTAAACTGGTGGATGTACCCGAGATGAactacctggctgtaaatggagagggagag GTGTGTGTGAAAGGTGCTAATGTGTTCCTGGGCTACCTGAAGGACCCAGAGAAGACGGCAGAAGCCATTGATGCCGATGGTTGGGTTCATACCGGAGACATTGGGAAATGGCTTCCG aaTGGCACACTGAAGATTGTGGACAGAAAGAAGCACATCTTCAAGCTGGCACAGGGGGAGTATATTGCTCCTGAGAAGATAGAAAACATCTATACAAGGAGTGATGCTGTGGCACAAGTCTTTGTTCATGGAGACAGCCTGCAG GCATGCCTGGTAGCAGTGGTGGTTCCTGaccctgacttcctgtctggctGGACGAAGAGGAAGCTGGGATTGCAGGGCAGCTACCAGGAGCTATGTAGCAAAGCG GAAGTCAGGACAGCTATCTTGGAGGACATGCTCCGGCTAGGAAAGGAAGGAGGTCTCAAGTCGTTTGAACAG ATCAAAGCTGTGCATATCCACACTGAGATGTTCTCAATCGAGAACGGCCTGCTCACTCCAACCATGAAGGCAAAGAGGAACGAAATGCGCCAGTACTTCAGATCCCAGATAGATGAGCTGTACGCTGGAATCAAAATGTAG